The sequence AGATTGAGTAAATTTGGCTCCAATATTCATACAATTGCCCTTAAAGTACCATATGGAGAGTACGGACAACttggaatttgaaaaaaatgatttgggAAGATTCCCGGAGTTCCCGGAAGCACACAAGAAGTATCACTCGATCGCCAATTTCCATCACTAAATCTTTCGGGATGAAAAAGAATTGGCTGGGACACCATTGGCCGATGCTTGTCTTTTGCATAACAGTCTTTTTTCAATTATATCAATAAGGTTTGATCTTGACAATCTCTCTCGTCGCGCCGAGTCCAAGAAGAATCCCATCAGGAAGGCACTACAAAAACGGCCGAGGGAAAAATTGAGAGCATATTTATTCACTGTCAGTTTTCATGTAGGATTCGCTATACTCATTTagtgtaataaagaaaattgtaataaagAAATTGACGAAAAAATTCGATTTTCAACAATAAACAACAAAATCAACAGAATTTGTgaaaagaattgaaaaaaaagtcatgcCTACTGCTAGTAATGCTTAAAAAATTACGTGTAATAATTACTACGAAATTTATTACATCTGCCATGTAGTTTAGCAATAATACTATTATTCAAGTATATAGTAACAGAACTCCGATAGTACTGGATGTTATTGTATTAATAAACTATCAATAAGATTTTTGGGCTAACGAGTTTGAACATCaccatattatttttcacataaaacTAGCATTCAGCAGCACTTTTAtcatttaaatctttttttttcttactgcaATGTAGTAAATAATGCAgatctttaatttatttatgccATTTATGCTATTAGACTCATATTAATGTGAAACACAAAATTATATGAGTAGTAAAAACATAACGTCTCTTCCTTCCGTTAATTACACATAAGCAAATAAGTATAGGCAAATATTAATTCTCATTATGAAACATCCAGAATATCAACGAGATAAAATAGAAACttcaatccaaaaaaaaattagagtaccAAAACTTGAGCAAACTGGGGACactaaatcggtttaaatctccAAGTCTCCAGGGAGAGTTTAAAACAAAGATCGTCTAGAATACTGGCGATATAAAACAAATCAGGGGTTATTAGTCCGTAAACAAATAGTTAGACAACCAGTTACGTAAACATTACCAGTTAGATAGGGCAATATAGGAATTGCTAGCCTGGATGCGTCTGGTATACCAGGGAGCTCACACATAATGAAGGGTAATAATCCGTAAATATTCAGAATGCCAGTGTTTACTTGATATTAGAGGCGAAGTGGGTCTTTTAGCTCACAACTTTTCAAAACACTAGCGAGATCGAATAAAACAGAGATTCTAAACCAATAAATGTCCAGAAGACTCGTGATGCAAGACGAAATGtttccttttaaattttaaaccatAATACTTCAAAACGGTTGCGAGATAGGGAACAAGAAGGACTGAAACCACCGATAGTTTCTGTTCACGAATTGATAGTTCACGTTTTGCTTTGTCTAGTATACTCTGTCTAGGTATTCCGGTCATTTATGGGCTTAAATTCTCAATTTAGTGCACTATGTACGAGTGTTCTACACATTTCCAGTGTCAGTAATCCTTGTTTTGCCTTATCCCTCTGGTTTTCTTAGTGCTGCCactattaatcgtatcgagagaTTTCatttacaaggtaatcatttttgcAATGTCATATATCTTAGTCGAGCTTTCAGGGTTATTCGGAAACGAAGGTGCAATTGTCTGAATAAGAAACCGACAGTCTAAATTTGTACCGGAAAGGATAGAACTCTCAATAGTGAGTCAAGTTTGTCGCGCTGATATGCGTGGtgtatatcgacggctccattccatactatgcttaatggcctggacacacttacgactaaagtccagcgACGACTAAGCTCGATCATAGGCAAGTCTGTTCGTCatacactacaaacgaggcttgaCGTTTACTGGAACTCACAAAACATcactttcgtgggttttctgcagatatttctactgaaatgcactagtactcttttgaaaatgaaactacttgtaAGTTTACTTGACAATTGACTTATAACAATAAGAATTATTCATTAGAATAGCGggaattggcttaagtcgcaagttagcttccacctcacaaataattgtaataaacaataattattgcacgtgtactgagacatgaatttacaaatatttttattattagaggagtattagtgcattttagTAGAACtatctgcataaaaactcaCGAAAGTgacattggtaaaaataaaagggtcaaattgacccttttcaacaaaaatggatcatatttgatcctttgaaaggttcacttaattcttttgaaattttgtatgcagatttatcacgatagattacGTTTTATCGTAAATTCATCTGAGCAAacaccaaaaatgtttttttcattgttttattcgtttatttgggagttaaataaatgttaaaacagtgatcctttcaaaggatcatcagtgaccctttcatttttaccagtagtgtatgttttgtggatactagGGAATGCTAatcctcgtttgtagtgtgtcaggaacaaacttggctatgaacgagcttagtcgtttttgaactttagtcgtaagtgtgtctagggcataagtcgaCTTAGTCTTTCCTTACTCCGAGGGATATGTtattcctgggaccgagatctggtgaaaatttggtggtcatctgacgtccgggtaacgagatattccatttcttcgaaaaaaatttacacaggcagcataggaaatcttCAACTTCAAATGAcgctcctgaaaagttgtcattctgagatagcatagtatggaatggaagcgtCGAATTATTTGTTGTTTTCTATATTAATATAGTTAATGTCTTTTAGAGCCATTTTTTAAATGGTAAACTTTTCGTGCACACATTTTTAGTAGGAAATCCTGCTTCACTTTACTgcgtttttttctgaaaattaagttttttttgttaatattacAAATAACATATAATATAGAAAAGTAGGTAATAGggcaaaaaaattttaaaaaataacttaatatgaaaatattgaattaaagtggtgaaattttaaaacacaACAATTAAAAGTTGCTTATTATATAGTCTTGCTAAAGTACTATGAagttaaaaataagaaattgttgaaatattAGCTTCTTTACATATTTTACCTCAAACATACACGTTTATTATACCGCGTAAAATATACGCATTCTGTATTTTTTCTATGAATGGCGTCattttttgtaaatgaaatgaagaggaaaattcaaaattttatttctcgtCTTCTGCTTGCTTCAAAATTCTATTTCATACTTTTTCTGACTcaacaaaaaatatagatttttttggacagaattggaaaaataataaaaataattttattttttcagttgatttttttagagaaataaatattattttcgagAGGCGTAAAACTATATGATTCCTCACACAATTCTCTATCGGAGAAGCACAGCCGCAATTTCTTATTAAATATAAAAGTCATTGTATTCCTGTGATAAAGAATCAtgatttacattttaatttggGAGATGGAAATATTTATCACTTCACATGGTTGCCAGATTAATATCCATTTTGTATgtggaatatattttttcacagcTGGCAACTCGTTGTggaatttattttgacttttgtggGCTGgacaaatattggaaaatatttgggAAGGCTTCTCGAAATATTGTCGACTGtgatttcgaatattttcagagaaattcTTCCCCACTTTCGACTTTTTGCCTAGCGTGTGTCAAGTTTCCACCTTTCCAGCATCGAGTTTTTCTCGATGATCTGCCTAAAAATGTTTATTGGGtagggccatcaagtcttgttcgaaacatgtcctagtgcatacaaagaaggaaaatctcaaatttcatctttttatcacgtatggtgtttttccagtaaaatatcgtacaattttgaaacttttatgagacatttttcattgcacgtgtgaaaaataatatttaaatttcgcaatattggataattttttaagtgatgcataacttgaactggatatttcaaccaagtgtgtaaaattgttgttattctataatcgacagtcaaaccaataagtttgttttacgaaagataggccaacctaatttacggagaatacatatttcggatacacaataacatggtgagttccatatttttgaataaataaattcataaaaattatatttggcgaaactgttttgcagtttttgataaatcataatcctacgaaagaagaagctgagaaaattttggaaagatttacacgaaaaagacccatattccgatgacccgccatcttggatagaagaaattttaaataaaatggaacgtgacatagcttctgagaagttacacaaaattcaaaggagtgaggtagaggagtctaacaaagaagttgaagatcaactcatgtgtaaaagaaaagataagctcacagaaaaatactttgaaaaacaggagaaaaatctttaccttgtagaatatgtgactgattcagaaggagatcaagtacctgcggaagattttttatctgattttgaggatcaaacgttatattattctaggaaacctgcttcagatcatgtatattcatctgaaaattctagtagtgatgtataattttctatataatttacagtaaaaagttaaaagtataaatttagagcgtttttaacccaaaaatccctctcccctttctttctttcgttgaaaattgttcattacaaacatttttcacaattatttaacatggtgtatcttaaaaaatcactcagaaaaaatctatatcgcaatgagtacgcacagcttgagacaattagcagaatatttggcaaaagaaaaatcagagtctgatttggtgcaatttattttacataaaaatctgAAGAAAAATGAATGTTGGCGCCAACACAGGAAAAGGCGCCAATTTAGTTCAACGCCGCAAGTCGCCAGCGGTGGGTTCTCCAATCTCATCCGAATGACTCATCAATGAGTCATCACTGATCAAGCGCAgttaattgtcacttgtgaaAAAAGCTCTCTATGCAAAAATACACGCGAATTTTTCTTCAGTCTAAATCTTATTAATTATTGGAATAAATTcatcaaaagaaataaaagtgtGTTTTAGTGAAGAGTTGTGAAGTGAGTGGATTGAATCCAGACATTGAAAGTGGTTTCTAGGCAGAGGATTCTGAGGAAAACCCCAAAGGCTTGGAGGCATCTTGCTGGACAAAGGAGAAGACAAGGAGGCTTTATCACCTTCAGCCCGTTTGACCTTCTCACAAGATTGGCTCCTCATTCgtctaattttcttcatttatttatttcaaaggtgAGGAGTCAGACACAAACTCCAAGGGGCTTACCATTGCATTACAAATATACCTCTTCTTTTTTCcacatttattttaaaggtAAGGAGCTCACAATAAAAGGAGTAGAGGTTCCTCCGGCTCCCCTTATCTAACCAAATTGCTTTACatcattttatttcaaaggtAAGGGCTCCTTGACCAAACATTTGGTCCTTCGTGGGAAAGCAGCGCCAGCCATTACTACAAAAATCCACTACATACTGCCACTAATTGGAAATGTCATCAGAAGAACGACAAGCTCTCGTTGCATCCCGTGGCGGATACAAGTCAATGTTCAGCAGAGTGAAGAACGCCGTTCACAAATATGAGAAGGATGACACACTCCTGACCATGCCTTCAGCACTCGCCGAGATTGATCGCAATCTCGACCTGATGCCTGCTCTACGCAATAACATTGAAAGAATTTCCGAGCGTATTATCTACCTTACAGAAGGCGCAGAGGAACAGAAGGTCGAAGAAGAGAGTCTCCAATCACTACTGGATGAATTTGATATGTATGATGAGAAACTGATTGAGTTGAGAATCCAGGCAAAGGCAAAAGCCCCATCTTCTGACAGTGTAGAAGGCATGTTAAGCTATATCAACACCAAGCTTGACGAACAACAAATTCAACATGAGGTGGAAAAACGCATGGCAGAAGAAAGGTTTAAAATGACCCTGGAATTCGAGCAAAAAAAGTATGGGGCCACCCTCAACTTGCTGGTCACAGAAAATCAATCATTTCTTACATCAAGCCCACGTTCCAGAGATGCACCTTCACATGCGAAATTGGAACCATTGACTGTTCCTGATTTCAGCGGCAAATACACAGAGTGGACAAGCTTCAAGGAGTTGTTTTTGGACATAATCGACAGGAATACAACTCTAACCGATGCTCATAAGTATTACTATCTGATGAAACACCTGAAGGATGAAGCCAAAATGGTTGTTCAGAACATACCAGCGTCTGCCAACATCTACAGTGTTGCATCGAAAATATTGATGGACAAATATGACGATAAGATGAGCATTGCAATGAGTCACATCAAGTCATTCCTGAGCATTCCAAAAATATCTGAACCATCTGCTGATGCTATGAGACGTACTCACGTAACTATGGATTCCGCAATTCAGGCTTTGGATGCATTGGACATGAAAAATCGAGATATTTGGTTGATTTACATTGCATTGGAAAAGTTGGATTCTGAAAGTAAAACTCTATGGTCAAGAAGATGCTATAAGAAGATTCCCATCTGGCAAGAATTTGTCGATTTTCTCAATGAACGTTACAAGACGATGGAAATGGCCAATCCCGGCAAACCCTCATCGTCAAAGAGACAGGAGGTGAAGTCCAAACCGAAGTCAGCATTATCGGTAACCACTTCATCCGGTCAGAAAAACTCGGATAATGCCACTCCAGGCAATCTGTGTGCTTCCTGCGGGAAACCCAATCATCGCACAGTGAAGTGCTACAAGTTCAGAGGCCTAAAGGACACCCAAAGGCTTGAAATTGTGCAACGCGCCAAACTGTGTGTCAACTGTTTGGACCCTGGGCATCCAGTGGAAAGCTGTCAATCGTCAGCATGTAAGCAGTGTGGAGAAAAACACAGCACCTGGCTCCACCTGGCTTTTCATCCCAATAATGCTCAGATCCCACAGACAACAACCGTAGCTACTGTTCACCCAGATCCACTATCGCCTGCTCCAGTCACTACCGACACAGATCAAACATGTGGATCAGCTACAAGATTTACTCTAAAATGCACCACTACATCTTCCTTTCCTACTGTCTTACTGGCTACAGCAGTAATCTGCGTTCGGAATGATGAAGGAGAACAAATTCTGTGCAGAGCTGTATTGGATTCCGGTTCTCAAGCTAACATTATCACCGAGAAGATAAGTCAGATGCTGAAATTGCCCAGAAGGAAGACTACTTGCACATTGGAAGGAGTAGGGGGTCATGAAGCTCCATCAAAATATCAAACCAGTTTGAGTTTTGGCCCCAGAGGCTTCAATAAATGGACTGAGACGGATTGCATAATCCAAGAGAAGATCACTGGCATTCAACCCTCAGCAAAAATCCCTACTGAGTCACTTCCAATTCCTCCGAAGTTGATCATGGCAGACCCACAATGGAATAAGCCCCAAGTCATTGATATGCTAATTGGCGGACAACATTACTGGGATCTAATCATGGATCAGACTATTAAATTGGGACCTGGATTACCTATCCTGAAGCGGAGTGTATTTGGATGGCTTGTGGTCGGAGAAGTCTCACCTAGTCCAATTACAACCAAAGTGTGCAATCTCACAACCCTTGAGTCTATTGATCTCAGCCTCAAGCGGTTTTGAGAAATTGAAGACGTGACTGGTCCCGCTAAACAGAGAAAGGAGGAAGATGAAGAGGCAGAGAAGTTTTTTTCCGATACTGTCACCAGAGATCCTGATACAGGCAGATTTGTCGTGCATCTTCCTTTTACGGACAAAGTGAAGGAACTGGAAAATAACTACCTGAACGCTGCCTGTTCACGCGAAAAAGACATATCCTAAATTTgtccatggaaatttccacccATGATTATTTATTGGGTGACTCGTCTAATGTGTCAATTGTTCATTTTTTCCCCTCTCCAtaacggatttttttttcttcttctcttccttttttttctgcaaGTTCAAGTCAAGTAAAAATTTATCGCTCtgccacaaaaattaaattattcacaaattaaattaataaatatcttTCGCGACTGCACCAAAGTGTTTTATTGTCATGGAAAAACCGACGTAGACAATACAATATATGGGAACCGGAAATTCCCCGACGAATTTCCGGTTCCCATATATTGTTTTATTGTCGTTCGTGAGTGAGAATTCTCCTGAGTGGTGATCCAGAAGTGCCATTTCACGAGAAAAGGGTGAAAGAATAGGACTGTGAGTGAACCTCGTGGAATCCAGCCCAACGAGTGGAAGTCTTTTCGAGGCAAAAGCTGCGCAGCAGAACATTGagaaggaaaatttttattgatcctcCTTCGCCAGGATAACCAGGCTTGTATTTATTTCCTCAACAGGTACAATTACCACAATTATTTCGGGAAAAGTCAGGGCTTTGGAACTCAGGAGTTCTTTGTCTAATTCTCAGGTACAATTACCACAATTATTTGGGGAAAAGTCAGGGCTTTGGAACTCAGGAGTTCTTTGTCTAATTCTCAGGTAAATTCTCACCACTTTTATTGGTCCTGCCGAGCACCGTTGGAGTCAGTGGAACTTCAGCCAGCGACATGCCGCACAAAACGTCATCTCGTGTCTCGTACAAAGGTCAATTGACAACCCTCAAGAGGAACATTGAGAGGTATGAGAATGATCCGCAGCTGTTAACTGAGCCTAACGCTAAATCGGAGCTGAAAACTCAAAGAGAGTTGGTGGACAGAATCGAGAAAAAGTTCCAAGAAGTGCAGCATTCAATTATTCAAGAGTGCGCCACTGCTGAACAAATTGAAGCTGAGAATTTAGAACTCTTGGCATTTTTGgaagaatgcatgcaaatttatGAAAGGATCTCGGTTCTCATAACCACAATTGAGGATTCTAAAGAACATTTGACGCCACAATTGAATGGAGATTCCTCTTCCCTCAATAGACTTCTTAGCCTCATGGCAAGTCAGTTGGAGGAGCAAAAACTCCAAAGAACTTCAGAGGAAAGGAAGCTGAAAGAAATTCTGGAAGCTCAGAACAATAATTTCCGTTCTTATTTGGAACAATCCAGACAAGAACTTCTGAATGCTTCACTAGAAAATGAAACAAGTTTTGCGACGCAATCTTCTGCAAAATTGGAGCCAATTAAGGTCCCTGAATTTTCGGGATCTTATGCTTCATGGAGAACATTCCATGATATGTTCATATCCATAGTCGACAGCAATCCATCGTTGACTAAAGCGCAGAAGATGAACTACCTCAAAAATGCTGTCAAGGGAGAGGCTGAGCAACTCATCAGCAAATTCAGCATCTCAGATGACAATTACGCAAGAGCTTGGAATCGTCTCAAAAAGAGGTACGATGACAAACTTTCGATAATGTGCGCGCTGATGgatcagtttttggaccagccgTCAATTACTCAGCCCAATGTTGCAAGTATCAGGCGCATCCAATCTAACACTTCATCAGCAATTGACGCATTGGAAGGGATGAACATTACTCAACGAGATCCATGGCTCATCCATTGGATACTGAGGAAATTTGACAGAGAAACTAAGTGGCTTTGGGCGCAAGAGAATCACGATATCTCCACCACCACATGGGAAGATTTCGACCGGTTCCTGAACAAAAGATGTCGCGCATTAGAGCACACAGGACCCTCTGAGGACACTCCTGAACCAGGTCCGAGTAAGTCACAAAAACCTCAGTTTCCACCCAAAAAGAAAGCATCTACACTGGTATCAGGGATTCAAACCAATTGTTcttattgtaaagaatctcaagaaAACATATCTTGTGCGATTGTCCGACTCTGGCACTTTCGAGACAGAAGATATTAGGAAAGAGGGTGATTGATTTGGATGACTTAAGCATTGTTAATGTAAAGAACATCTTATCATTCACCAAGGAAAATGAATTGTAATAAAATGGATCAGACGGATGACGGAATTATGGAATATAGGGGACACAAACAATCTACAATCAATCTACAAGTTAGCAGATCCCCATTGGAACCACTGCCAACGTATAGATCTTTTAATAGGTGGGGCAAATTCTTGGGATTATTTCGGTGTCGACAAGTATGAATTGGGAGAGGGCCAACCGCGTCTACTCAATAGCGTTTTCGGATGGTTAGTAGTAGGTTCTTGTTTTAAGGTCTCACCTCCTCAACCCGTCTCTTGCAACGTCACCACCTTAGCTTCACTCGATAAAACCATGAAACAGTTCTGGGAAATCGAAGATATCCCCAAAGAGGACGTCAAATCGTTTGAGAAAGCTGAGGCGGAGAAATCCTTTGACACAACTGTCACTCGAACTAAAGAAGGGAGATATCAAGTTCAACTTCTTCTCAATGAGAACATTCAGGTCTTACATTCCAATCGAAATCAAGCATTGCGTCAATTTTCGCACCTTGAACGCCGACTTGATAAGAACTTGACTCTCAAAGAATTATACTTAACTGTATTTCGTGAGTATTTACAGTTGGGAATTATTGAACGGGTCCCTGCAAACCAATTGTTTGCTCCTTCAATACCAATATACTACATGCCACATCACTGCGTGATTAGGGAAAATGCGTTGTCCACCAAGGTTAGACCAGTATTTAATGCAAGTTCCGTCACAGCGTCAGGTGTGAGTCTCAATGACTGCTTGCATGTGGGACCTATCGTTCAGCCCGTTCTGGTTTCAATCCTTTGGAGATTTAGAA comes from Phlebotomus papatasi isolate M1 chromosome 4, Ppap_2.1, whole genome shotgun sequence and encodes:
- the LOC129808436 gene encoding uncharacterized protein LOC129808436, which translates into the protein MSSEERQALVASRGGYKSMFSRVKNAVHKYEKDDTLLTMPSALAEIDRNLDLMPALRNNIERISERIIYLTEGAEEQKVEEESLQSLLDEFDMYDEKLIELRIQAKAKAPSSDSVEGMLSYINTKLDEQQIQHEVEKRMAEERFKMTLEFEQKKYGATLNLLVTENQSFLTSSPRSRDAPSHAKLEPLTVPDFSGKYTEWTSFKELFLDIIDRNTTLTDAHKYYYLMKHLKDEAKMVVQNIPASANIYSVASKILMDKYDDKMSIAMSHIKSFLSIPKISEPSADAMRRTHVTMDSAIQALDALDMKNRDIWLIYIALEKLDSESKTLWSRRCYKKIPIWQEFVDFLNERYKTMEMANPGKPSSSKRQEVKSKPKSALSVTTSSGQKNSDNATPGNLCASCGKPNHRTVKCYKFRGLKDTQRLEIVQRAKLCVNCLDPGHPVESCQSSACKQCGEKHSTWLHLAFHPNNAQIPQTTTVATVHPDPLSPAPVTTDTDQTCGSATRFTLKCTTTSSFPTVLLATAVICVRNDEGEQILCRAVLDSGSQANIITEKISQMLKLPRRKTTCTLEGVGGHEAPSKYQTSLSFGPRGFNKWTETDCIIQEKITGIQPSAKIPTESLPIPPKLIMADPQWNKPQVIDMLIGGQHYWDLIMDQTIKLGPGLPILKRSVFGWLVVGEVSPSPITTKVCNLTTLESIDLSLKRF